One Myxococcaceae bacterium JPH2 DNA window includes the following coding sequences:
- the gyrB gene encoding DNA topoisomerase (ATP-hydrolyzing) subunit B, with protein sequence MEKTPATGASVTPPPVEYGTDSITKLEGLEAVRKRPGMYIGDTMTYGLHKLVYEVVDNSVDEALAGYCTDIDVVIHVDGSLSVQDNGRGIPVGPHPDPKFKGKDTLEVVLTELHAGSKFGNGAYKVSGGLHGVGVTCVNFLSEWFKVRVQRNGKVYEQGYARGVATAPPAMVGTTDKLGTVIHFKPDSTVMETVDFNFETLSQRLRELAFLNAGLHITIRDERTNKEHDFKFEGGISTFVEYLNKAKAPLHDKPVYIQSEREGVSLEIAMQWNDGYDERIFTFANNINTHEGGSHLSGFKSALTRTLNSYAEKSGQWKDLKETPTGEDAREGLSAVISVKLANPQFEGQTKTKLGNSEVKGLVEQMVNDQLATFLEENPVLAKKVVAKIGDACRARIAARKARETVRRKGVLDGGGLPGKLADCQSRDPEESELYIVEGDSAGGSAKQGRDRRNQAILPLRGKILNVEKARFEKMLTSAEIVTLITALGTGIGAEDYDPAKARYHRIILMTDADVDGSHIRTLLLTFFYRQMRELIDKGYIYIAQPPLYKVTRNKKDLYVKDERGLNEYLLKAASEHARVATPAGELGGAEFKALLEKVITYEERLEKQAKRRDARVVDALAQATKLSAELLVDEAAVEAEMTVMRDYFQRRMPDVLARLSHRLDVDPENQKKKLVVTTDVNGAMRESVFDHAYLSSPEYMELVNLRGVFASLGKAPYQVKVEAGVVTAYSVQEVLAAVRKDAQKGLGLQRYKGLGEMNPEQLWDTTMNPATRTLLQVRVEDAVESDEIFSLLMGEAVEPRREFIERNALDVQNLDI encoded by the coding sequence ATGGAAAAGACCCCCGCTACCGGCGCGTCTGTGACGCCGCCGCCCGTCGAGTATGGGACCGACAGCATCACCAAGCTCGAGGGGCTGGAGGCGGTACGCAAGCGCCCGGGCATGTACATCGGCGACACCATGACCTACGGGCTGCACAAGCTCGTCTACGAGGTCGTGGACAACTCCGTGGACGAGGCGCTCGCGGGCTACTGCACGGACATCGACGTCGTCATCCACGTGGATGGTTCGCTGAGCGTCCAGGACAACGGCCGTGGCATCCCGGTGGGTCCGCACCCCGACCCCAAGTTCAAGGGCAAGGACACGCTGGAGGTCGTGCTCACGGAGCTGCACGCCGGCAGCAAGTTCGGCAACGGCGCGTACAAGGTCTCCGGCGGTCTGCACGGCGTGGGCGTCACGTGCGTGAACTTCCTGTCCGAGTGGTTCAAGGTCCGCGTCCAGCGCAACGGCAAGGTGTACGAGCAGGGCTACGCGCGCGGCGTGGCCACGGCTCCGCCCGCCATGGTCGGCACCACCGACAAGCTCGGCACGGTCATCCACTTCAAGCCGGACTCCACGGTGATGGAGACGGTGGACTTCAACTTCGAGACGCTCAGTCAGCGTCTGCGCGAGCTGGCGTTCCTCAACGCCGGCCTGCACATCACCATCCGGGATGAGCGCACGAACAAGGAGCACGACTTCAAGTTCGAGGGCGGCATCTCCACCTTCGTCGAGTACCTGAACAAGGCGAAGGCGCCGCTGCACGACAAGCCCGTCTACATCCAGTCCGAGCGCGAAGGCGTGTCGCTGGAGATCGCCATGCAGTGGAACGATGGCTACGACGAGCGCATCTTCACCTTCGCCAACAACATCAACACCCACGAGGGTGGCAGCCACCTGTCTGGCTTCAAGTCCGCGCTGACGCGCACGCTCAACAGCTACGCGGAGAAGAGCGGCCAGTGGAAGGACCTCAAGGAGACGCCCACGGGCGAGGACGCGCGTGAAGGCCTGTCCGCCGTCATCTCCGTGAAGCTGGCCAACCCCCAGTTCGAGGGCCAGACGAAGACGAAGCTGGGCAACAGCGAGGTGAAGGGCCTGGTCGAGCAGATGGTGAATGATCAGCTCGCCACCTTCCTCGAGGAGAACCCGGTCCTCGCCAAGAAGGTCGTGGCGAAGATTGGCGACGCGTGTCGCGCGCGCATCGCGGCCCGCAAGGCGCGCGAGACGGTGCGCCGCAAGGGCGTGCTGGATGGCGGCGGACTCCCCGGCAAGCTGGCGGACTGCCAGAGCCGCGACCCGGAGGAGAGCGAGCTGTACATCGTGGAGGGCGACTCCGCAGGCGGCTCCGCGAAGCAGGGACGTGACCGGCGCAACCAGGCCATCCTCCCGCTGCGCGGAAAGATCCTGAACGTGGAGAAGGCCCGCTTCGAGAAGATGCTCACCAGCGCTGAAATCGTGACGCTCATCACCGCGCTGGGCACGGGCATCGGGGCGGAGGACTACGACCCGGCGAAGGCGCGCTACCACCGCATCATCCTGATGACGGACGCCGACGTGGACGGCAGCCACATCCGCACGCTGCTCCTGACGTTCTTCTACCGGCAGATGCGCGAACTCATCGACAAGGGCTACATCTACATCGCGCAGCCGCCGCTCTACAAAGTGACGCGCAACAAGAAGGACCTGTACGTCAAGGACGAGCGCGGGCTGAACGAGTACCTGCTCAAGGCCGCGTCCGAGCACGCGCGCGTGGCGACGCCCGCGGGCGAGCTGGGCGGCGCGGAGTTCAAGGCCCTCCTGGAGAAGGTCATCACCTACGAGGAGCGCCTGGAGAAGCAGGCGAAGCGCCGCGACGCGCGCGTGGTGGATGCGCTGGCGCAGGCCACGAAGCTGAGCGCGGAGCTGCTCGTCGACGAGGCCGCGGTCGAGGCCGAGATGACCGTCATGCGCGACTACTTCCAGCGCCGCATGCCGGACGTGCTGGCCCGCCTGTCGCACCGCCTGGACGTGGACCCCGAGAACCAGAAGAAGAAGCTGGTGGTGACCACGGACGTGAACGGCGCCATGCGCGAGTCCGTGTTCGACCACGCGTACCTGTCCTCGCCCGAGTACATGGAGCTGGTGAACCTGCGCGGCGTCTTCGCGTCGCTGGGCAAGGCGCCCTACCAGGTGAAGGTGGAGGCCGGCGTGGTGACCGCCTACTCCGTCCAGGAGGTGCTGGCGGCGGTGCGCAAGGACGCGCAGAAGGGCCTGGGCCTGCAGCGCTACAAGGGTCTGGGCGAGATGAACCCGGAGCAGCTCTGGGACACCACCATGAACCCGGCCACGCGCACGCTGCTCCAGGTGCGGGTGGAGGACGCGGTGGAGAGCGACGAAATCTTCTCGCTGCTGATGGGCGAGGCGGTGGAGCCGCGCCGCGAGTTCATCGAGCGCAACGCGCTGGACGTGCAGAACCTGGACATCTGA
- a CDS encoding GNAT family N-acetyltransferase yields the protein MTDAELTARLHTNLLAFKRLQGERGLLRHLALPGLEAFALPSHPHEVHFQQVLFTHAGALEVHLPALTAFYRDLGIPRWRVTVLPGEPEAARLLDAQGYRPSEALCAMGRVLDDVPAGSSDAPVEDVDALGAVVGLNAEAYGEHWRDMLASWERAPRPPVYTVVAREAGRELACGVALDTEDTAGIYLVATAPSARKRGLASAVMQGLLAGARARGRVASALHSTPSGHRVYQRLGYRDLGPWWHWVPGG from the coding sequence ATGACGGATGCCGAACTGACCGCGCGACTGCACACCAACCTCCTCGCCTTCAAGCGCCTGCAAGGTGAGCGCGGCCTCCTGCGCCACCTCGCCCTTCCGGGCCTGGAGGCCTTCGCCCTGCCCTCGCACCCCCACGAGGTCCACTTCCAGCAGGTGCTCTTCACCCACGCCGGCGCGCTGGAGGTCCACCTGCCCGCGCTCACCGCGTTCTACCGGGACCTCGGAATCCCCCGCTGGCGCGTCACCGTGCTTCCGGGAGAGCCCGAGGCCGCCCGCCTGCTCGATGCCCAGGGGTACCGTCCGTCGGAGGCCCTGTGCGCCATGGGGCGCGTCCTGGACGACGTGCCCGCGGGGTCCTCGGACGCCCCGGTGGAGGACGTGGACGCGCTCGGGGCCGTGGTGGGGCTCAACGCAGAGGCCTACGGCGAGCACTGGCGCGACATGCTGGCCTCGTGGGAGCGCGCCCCCAGGCCTCCCGTGTACACCGTGGTGGCGCGCGAGGCGGGGCGGGAGCTGGCGTGCGGCGTGGCGCTGGATACCGAGGACACCGCGGGCATCTACCTGGTCGCCACCGCGCCCTCCGCGCGCAAGCGGGGGCTGGCCTCGGCGGTGATGCAGGGGCTGCTCGCGGGTGCGCGGGCCCGGGGTCGCGTGGCGTCCGCCCTGCACTCGACGCCCTCGGGACACCGCGTGTATCAGCGCCTGGGCTACCGCGACCTCGGCCCCTGGTGGCACTGGGTCCCCGGCGGCTGA
- a CDS encoding PTS sugar transporter subunit IIA has protein sequence MHMGATLRLLRVDAGLSLRDLARRIGVSSAYLSRVENGLDAPPTQERLSAIARELDVPAALLMDVANKVSPYVTGYLEEVPAAGTLLLDIARRRLTAAQLARVRNFLDAEFPVREARGDEPVPALSSLLSPERVVLQLGCESWDDALDVVAGRLAAACPGVDSARLAAHLRQREEESASTVGNGVATPHGYSAGAAPAAVLVTLAQPLPRDTPDGQPLRLVVALLDGLHGRARLVRLAHVARLAGRGMADWLMDARQPAEVIARLEELEALR, from the coding sequence ATGCACATGGGAGCCACCTTGCGCCTGCTGCGCGTCGACGCGGGGTTGTCCCTGCGCGACCTGGCGCGCCGCATCGGCGTGTCCAGCGCGTACCTGAGCCGCGTGGAGAACGGGCTCGACGCGCCGCCCACGCAGGAGCGCCTGTCCGCCATTGCCCGCGAGCTGGATGTGCCCGCGGCCCTGCTGATGGACGTGGCCAACAAGGTGAGCCCCTACGTGACGGGCTACCTGGAGGAAGTGCCCGCGGCGGGGACGCTCCTGCTGGACATCGCGCGGCGCCGGCTCACCGCCGCGCAGCTCGCCCGCGTGCGGAACTTCCTGGACGCCGAGTTCCCGGTCCGCGAGGCGCGCGGCGATGAGCCCGTGCCGGCCCTCTCCTCGCTCCTGTCCCCCGAGCGCGTCGTCCTGCAACTGGGTTGCGAGAGCTGGGATGACGCGCTGGACGTCGTCGCGGGGCGGCTCGCGGCGGCGTGCCCGGGCGTGGACTCGGCGCGGCTGGCCGCGCACCTGCGGCAGCGCGAGGAGGAGTCCGCGAGCACGGTGGGCAATGGCGTGGCCACGCCCCACGGCTACTCGGCCGGCGCGGCCCCGGCGGCGGTGCTGGTGACCTTGGCCCAGCCCCTGCCGCGCGACACGCCGGATGGGCAGCCGCTGCGGTTGGTGGTGGCGCTGCTGGATGGACTGCACGGCCGCGCGCGCCTGGTGCGGCTGGCGCACGTGGCGCGGCTGGCGGGGCGAGGCATGGCGGACTGGCTGATGGACGCGCGCCAGCCCGCGGAGGTCATCGCGCGCCTGGAGGAACTCGAAGCCCTGCGCTGA
- a CDS encoding cation:proton antiporter: MHSNALALLIVQLMVIIGLSRLIGRGARWLGQPLVIAEVVAGIVLGPSLLGWVSPSAMNWLFPTDSLPVLKMLSQVGLVLFMFLIGLELDPKLLKGRGHASVAISHSSIIVPFGLGAGAAALWLYKDWSSPTVPFSSFVLFAGVAMSITAFPVLARILTERGLMQSKVGTIAIACAAVDDVTAWCLLAFVVSLVRASDLTHAALTTVFALLYIAFMLLLVRPFLARLGARVASREGLTQNIVAGTLLLLLGSAFVTELIGIHALFGAFLFGAVIPKEGGLAAALLEKLEDVAVVLLLPVFFAFSGLRTQVGLLDSSEAWMTCGAIIVLACLGKFGGSAVAARLTGLRWREAGAVGILMNTRGLMELIVLNLGLDLGVISPTLFTMMVLMALVTTFITTPLLRWMYSPEELARDRVSLTPSVATEAPGFTVLMCVSHEQVGAGMAALAKALASPQDGLYALHLLSPERPLRTRQEPAGDGALAPLLGRAQALGLSVRPLSFVSTEPAVDICRTAEAKHADLLLLGMHKPLFSQTVLGGTVHEVMQGATGTVAVLVDRGLSDVKRVLVPFAAGRHDKAALELARRLMRHSGAEVTVLHVTSPEREGQARAVVEEFFPGEEGARVRFKVVRHESPEDAALEEARAGYDLVVVGVGAEWGLEGRLFGLQRERIVRDAPGSLLMVREPEPALAAEPAASPVASTSTRTPDVASARG; encoded by the coding sequence ATGCACTCCAACGCACTCGCGCTGCTGATCGTGCAGCTCATGGTCATCATCGGGCTCTCCCGGCTCATCGGGCGGGGCGCGCGGTGGTTGGGGCAGCCGCTGGTCATCGCCGAGGTGGTGGCGGGCATCGTGCTGGGGCCGTCGCTGCTCGGCTGGGTCTCCCCGAGCGCGATGAACTGGCTGTTCCCCACGGACTCGCTGCCGGTCCTGAAGATGCTCAGCCAGGTGGGGCTGGTGCTCTTCATGTTCCTCATCGGGCTGGAGCTGGATCCGAAGCTCTTGAAGGGCCGGGGGCACGCCTCGGTGGCCATCAGCCACTCGAGCATCATCGTGCCGTTCGGGCTGGGCGCGGGGGCGGCGGCGCTGTGGCTGTACAAGGACTGGTCGAGCCCGACGGTGCCGTTCTCGTCCTTCGTGCTCTTCGCGGGCGTGGCCATGAGCATCACCGCGTTCCCGGTGCTGGCGCGCATCCTCACCGAGCGCGGGCTCATGCAGTCCAAGGTCGGCACCATCGCCATCGCGTGCGCGGCCGTGGACGACGTGACGGCGTGGTGTCTGTTGGCCTTCGTCGTCTCGCTGGTGCGGGCGTCGGACCTGACGCACGCGGCGCTCACCACGGTGTTCGCGCTGCTCTACATCGCCTTCATGCTGCTGCTGGTGCGCCCGTTCCTGGCGCGCCTGGGCGCCCGGGTGGCCAGCCGCGAGGGGCTCACGCAGAACATCGTCGCGGGCACGCTCCTGCTCTTGCTCGGCTCCGCGTTCGTGACGGAGCTCATCGGCATCCACGCGCTGTTCGGCGCGTTCCTCTTCGGCGCGGTCATCCCCAAGGAGGGCGGGCTCGCGGCGGCGCTGCTGGAGAAGCTGGAGGACGTGGCCGTCGTCCTGCTGCTGCCCGTGTTCTTCGCCTTCAGCGGCCTGCGCACCCAGGTGGGGTTGCTCGACAGCTCCGAGGCCTGGATGACCTGCGGCGCCATCATCGTCCTGGCGTGTCTGGGCAAGTTCGGCGGCAGCGCGGTGGCGGCGCGGCTCACGGGCCTGCGTTGGCGCGAGGCGGGCGCGGTGGGCATCCTGATGAACACGCGGGGCCTGATGGAGCTCATCGTGCTCAACCTGGGCCTGGACCTGGGCGTCATCTCCCCCACGCTCTTCACCATGATGGTGCTGATGGCGCTGGTGACGACCTTCATCACCACGCCGCTGCTGCGCTGGATGTATTCGCCCGAGGAGCTGGCACGCGACCGCGTGTCGCTGACGCCCTCGGTGGCCACGGAGGCCCCGGGCTTCACGGTCCTCATGTGCGTGTCGCACGAGCAGGTGGGCGCGGGCATGGCCGCGCTGGCCAAGGCCCTGGCCTCGCCGCAGGACGGGCTCTACGCGCTGCACCTCCTGTCCCCGGAGCGCCCGCTGCGCACGCGGCAGGAGCCGGCGGGCGATGGCGCGCTGGCCCCGCTGCTGGGGCGCGCCCAGGCGCTGGGCCTGTCGGTGCGTCCGCTGTCCTTCGTGTCCACCGAGCCCGCGGTGGACATCTGCCGCACCGCCGAGGCCAAGCACGCGGACCTGTTGCTGCTGGGAATGCACAAGCCCCTCTTCAGCCAGACGGTGCTGGGGGGCACGGTGCATGAGGTGATGCAGGGCGCCACGGGCACGGTGGCGGTGCTGGTGGACCGCGGCCTGTCCGACGTGAAGCGCGTGCTGGTGCCCTTCGCGGCGGGCCGGCACGACAAGGCGGCGCTGGAGCTGGCGCGGCGGCTGATGCGGCACTCGGGCGCGGAGGTCACCGTGCTGCACGTGACGTCGCCGGAGCGCGAGGGACAGGCGCGCGCGGTGGTGGAGGAGTTCTTCCCCGGGGAGGAGGGCGCGCGCGTGCGGTTCAAGGTGGTGCGCCACGAGTCCCCGGAGGACGCGGCGCTGGAGGAGGCGCGCGCCGGCTATGACCTCGTGGTGGTGGGCGTGGGCGCCGAGTGGGGCCTGGAGGGGCGCCTGTTCGGCCTGCAGCGCGAGCGCATCGTGCGGGACGCCCCGGGCTCCCTGCTGATGGTGCGCGAGCCGGAGCCCGCCCTGGCCGCCGAGCCCGCCGCGAGCCCCGTGGCCAGCACCAGCACCCGAACCCCGGACGTGGCCTCCGCGCGAGGCTGA
- a CDS encoding TIGR02265 family protein, which yields MHVGPLERAVGGGSGWEMELRRLAASEQDTARGMFFLGVLDVVGFVGGDAVAERCMEECGTRELDPFHMYPVARFLKMTSTAARLLWPQLDGWEGVLRRMGTQATVDYLASMFGRELMQAAAGNPRRLLPHLIEGYRAAVSYGERHVEWTGDRSARFVMRRDFMPAAYHEGVLQGVLEAVGARDVSVRGRQLALLDSEYDLSWS from the coding sequence ATGCACGTCGGGCCGTTGGAGCGGGCGGTGGGAGGTGGGTCGGGCTGGGAGATGGAACTGCGGCGGCTTGCAGCCAGTGAGCAGGACACCGCACGGGGCATGTTCTTCCTCGGTGTGCTGGACGTGGTGGGCTTCGTGGGCGGGGACGCGGTGGCCGAGCGGTGCATGGAGGAGTGCGGCACGCGCGAGCTGGACCCCTTCCACATGTATCCGGTGGCGCGCTTCCTGAAGATGACCTCCACCGCGGCGCGGCTGCTGTGGCCGCAGCTGGACGGCTGGGAGGGCGTGCTCCGGCGAATGGGGACACAGGCGACGGTGGACTACCTGGCGTCCATGTTCGGCCGCGAGCTGATGCAGGCGGCGGCGGGCAACCCGCGCCGGCTCTTGCCGCACCTCATCGAGGGCTACCGCGCGGCGGTGAGCTACGGCGAGCGCCACGTGGAGTGGACGGGAGATCGCAGCGCGCGCTTCGTCATGCGCCGCGACTTCATGCCCGCCGCCTACCATGAGGGGGTGCTCCAGGGCGTCCTGGAGGCCGTGGGCGCGCGCGACGTGTCCGTGCGCGGACGCCAGCTCGCGCTGCTCGACAGCGAGTACGACCTGTCCTGGAGCTGA
- a CDS encoding alanine--glyoxylate aminotransferase family protein: protein MIPGPVEVEPEVLQALSAPVPGHLDPTFVATFGRALRRLREVCLAPSAQPFVVAGSGTLAMELAAANLVEPGDAALVVNTGYFSDRMAHILERHGARVTHVRAPPGEAPDVARVESALARGGFKLMSVTHVDTSTAVLAPVEPLLRAARQRGVLSVVDGVCATAGEAFHQDAWDADVYFTASQKALGVPPGLALLTASPRALEAWRARKAPVASVYADWAEWLPVMEAYEAGRNAYFATPPTSLVCALDVSLGLILAEGMEARFARHRRMALAFRAAWSALGLRMLPTSEAVAAHTLSAVYYPEGVDAGLVARVRGQGVVVAGGLHPELKARYFRVGHMNRVNASDVLTTVGAIERALLQAGHRHATPGSAVAAAQAALGAA from the coding sequence ATGATTCCCGGCCCCGTGGAAGTGGAGCCGGAGGTGCTGCAGGCGCTGAGCGCGCCGGTGCCCGGACACCTGGATCCAACCTTCGTGGCCACCTTCGGCCGCGCGCTGCGCCGACTCCGCGAGGTGTGTCTGGCGCCGAGCGCGCAGCCCTTCGTGGTGGCGGGAAGCGGCACGCTGGCCATGGAGCTGGCGGCGGCCAACCTCGTCGAGCCCGGCGACGCCGCGCTGGTGGTGAACACCGGCTACTTCAGCGACCGGATGGCGCACATCCTGGAGCGCCACGGCGCCCGCGTCACCCACGTGCGCGCTCCGCCGGGTGAGGCGCCGGATGTCGCGCGCGTGGAGTCAGCGCTGGCGCGCGGCGGCTTCAAGCTGATGTCGGTGACCCACGTGGACACGTCCACCGCGGTGCTCGCGCCGGTGGAGCCGCTGCTGCGCGCGGCCCGTCAGCGTGGCGTGCTGTCCGTGGTGGATGGCGTGTGCGCCACCGCGGGCGAGGCCTTCCACCAGGACGCCTGGGACGCGGACGTGTACTTCACCGCCAGCCAGAAGGCGCTCGGTGTTCCGCCGGGACTCGCGCTCTTGACGGCGAGCCCCCGTGCTTTGGAGGCGTGGCGCGCGCGCAAGGCGCCCGTGGCCAGCGTGTACGCGGACTGGGCGGAGTGGCTCCCCGTCATGGAAGCCTACGAGGCGGGTCGCAACGCCTACTTCGCCACGCCGCCGACCTCGCTGGTCTGCGCGCTCGACGTCAGCCTGGGCCTCATCCTGGCCGAGGGCATGGAGGCGCGCTTCGCTCGGCACCGTCGCATGGCGCTCGCCTTCCGCGCCGCGTGGAGCGCCCTGGGGCTGCGCATGCTGCCCACCTCGGAGGCCGTGGCCGCTCACACCTTGAGCGCCGTCTACTATCCCGAGGGCGTGGACGCGGGGCTGGTGGCCCGCGTGCGCGGCCAGGGCGTGGTCGTGGCCGGCGGACTCCACCCGGAACTCAAGGCGCGCTACTTCCGCGTGGGCCACATGAACCGCGTGAACGCCTCGGACGTGCTCACCACGGTGGGGGCCATCGAGCGCGCCTTGCTCCAGGCGGGTCATCGCCACGCCACCCCCGGCAGTGCCGTCGCCGCCGCCCAGGCCGCGCTCGGTGCCGCCTAG
- a CDS encoding zinc metalloprotease → MFGIVARRSGRFAMVVGALTALAGCNNAAPAEEKPAEQPAATQQETPHRGCATIEPSADEREAIDAFVRTQKHEMRAVGSVTIPVYFHVINKGTGLANGDIPDSQITAQMNVLNAAYSTTPFKFVLQGTDRTTNSTWFNLSQGGAAEKKMKAALRKGGKNALNLYSANLGGGLLGWATFPSSYASQPSMDGVAFLYTSVPGGTAAPYNEGDTVTHEVGHWVGLYHTFQGGCTGTGDSVSDTAPEASAAFGCPAGRDTCSGGGVDPIYNFMDYTDDNCMNSFTAGQVTRADSLMATYR, encoded by the coding sequence ATGTTTGGTATCGTTGCGCGTCGCAGTGGTCGTTTCGCGATGGTTGTCGGTGCCCTGACGGCGCTGGCGGGCTGTAACAACGCGGCCCCCGCGGAGGAGAAGCCGGCGGAGCAGCCTGCCGCGACGCAGCAGGAGACCCCGCACCGTGGCTGCGCCACCATCGAGCCGTCGGCCGATGAGCGCGAGGCCATCGACGCGTTCGTGCGCACCCAGAAGCACGAGATGCGCGCGGTGGGCTCGGTGACCATCCCGGTCTACTTCCACGTCATCAACAAGGGCACGGGCCTGGCCAACGGCGACATCCCCGACTCCCAGATCACCGCGCAGATGAACGTGCTGAACGCGGCGTACAGCACCACCCCGTTCAAGTTCGTGCTCCAGGGCACGGACCGCACCACCAACTCCACCTGGTTCAACCTGAGCCAGGGCGGCGCCGCTGAGAAGAAGATGAAGGCGGCGCTGCGCAAGGGCGGCAAGAACGCGCTGAACCTCTACTCCGCGAACCTGGGTGGCGGCCTGCTGGGTTGGGCGACCTTCCCCTCCAGCTACGCGTCGCAGCCGAGCATGGACGGCGTGGCGTTCCTGTACACCAGCGTGCCGGGCGGCACCGCGGCCCCGTACAACGAGGGCGACACGGTGACCCACGAGGTTGGTCACTGGGTGGGCCTGTACCACACGTTCCAGGGCGGCTGCACTGGCACGGGTGACAGCGTGAGCGACACCGCGCCCGAGGCCTCCGCGGCCTTCGGTTGCCCGGCCGGCCGCGACACCTGCTCCGGCGGCGGCGTGGACCCCATCTACAACTTCATGGACTACACCGACGACAACTGCATGAACTCGTTCACCGCGGGCCAGGTCACGCGGGCGGACAGCCTGATGGCGACGTACCGCTAA
- a CDS encoding MCE family protein, with protein MSLFTSVTTKERRLALRAGLFVAMGLAVAGVVVFFIGQESHLFQSKVRYRAFFTHVDGLSDKSPVWLGGLEVGHVTAVNFAPDIRDARLEVELEVSSRYAERVRGDSVVRLTSMGVLGDKAVDISMGTAQSPQVQPGGVLQTTEGGDLSSLMRSASRVMENSVAISESLKEAVAAYSNPDMGRDLARSVASLRVVLEEVEKGDGALHALIFDKASGREVRALLARTASAAERLDGAVGHVEAILAEVHRGDGTAHQLIYGSEGTTALHELGEAAGQLAGLLEDAKKSPNGAVHQLIYGDARDLFANLGGAAADLRKVTATVAKGEGTVGGLISDPTIYEDIREVLGNVKRNRILRALVRFSLDNRESLDQVGKPREKPVPTPPTNTLGASPASPTTEGEAQAPTEVTPNP; from the coding sequence ATGAGTCTCTTCACCTCCGTCACGACGAAGGAACGCCGGCTGGCCCTGCGCGCGGGGCTGTTCGTCGCCATGGGTCTGGCGGTGGCCGGTGTCGTGGTGTTCTTCATCGGCCAGGAATCGCACCTCTTCCAGAGCAAGGTGCGCTACCGCGCCTTCTTCACCCACGTGGATGGCCTGAGCGACAAGTCGCCGGTGTGGCTCGGCGGTCTGGAAGTGGGCCACGTCACGGCGGTCAACTTCGCGCCGGACATCCGAGACGCCCGGCTGGAGGTGGAGCTGGAGGTGTCCTCGCGATACGCCGAGCGCGTGCGCGGAGACTCGGTGGTGCGCCTCACCAGCATGGGCGTGCTGGGGGACAAGGCCGTGGACATCTCCATGGGCACGGCGCAATCGCCGCAGGTGCAGCCCGGCGGCGTGCTCCAGACCACCGAGGGCGGGGACCTGTCCTCGCTCATGCGCAGCGCGAGCCGGGTGATGGAGAACTCCGTGGCCATCAGCGAGTCGCTGAAGGAAGCGGTCGCCGCCTACTCGAACCCCGACATGGGCCGGGACCTGGCGCGCAGCGTGGCCTCCCTGCGCGTCGTGCTGGAAGAGGTGGAGAAGGGCGACGGCGCGCTGCACGCGCTCATCTTCGACAAGGCCTCGGGGCGTGAAGTGCGCGCCCTGCTGGCTCGCACCGCGAGCGCGGCGGAGCGGCTGGACGGCGCGGTGGGCCACGTGGAGGCCATCCTCGCCGAGGTGCATCGCGGCGATGGCACCGCGCATCAGCTCATCTACGGCAGCGAGGGCACCACCGCGCTGCACGAGCTGGGCGAGGCGGCCGGACAGCTCGCGGGCCTGCTGGAGGACGCGAAGAAGAGCCCCAACGGCGCCGTGCATCAGCTCATCTACGGGGACGCCCGCGACCTCTTCGCCAACCTGGGCGGGGCCGCCGCGGACCTGCGCAAGGTGACCGCCACGGTGGCCAAGGGCGAGGGCACCGTCGGCGGTCTCATCTCCGACCCGACCATCTACGAGGACATCCGCGAGGTGCTCGGCAACGTGAAGCGCAACCGCATCCTCCGGGCGCTGGTCCGCTTCTCGCTCGACAACCGCGAGAGCCTCGATCAGGTCGGCAAGCCCCGCGAGAAGCCCGTCCCCACTCCGCCCACGAACACCCTGGGCGCAAGCCCGGCCTCCCCCACGACCGAGGGCGAGGCCCAGGCTCCGACCGAAGTCACGCCAAATCCGTAA